The Longimicrobium sp. genome segment CCCCGCGCACCGGGCTGGCTCCCTTCCCCCGCGGCTGTTTGCGGGGGAAGGGTTGGGGATGGGGGGCGCCGGCCCGAGCACCGAGCCCGACCTGACGCACCCAAAGCCCGAAGTGTACCCCTCTCCCACGCTGTTTGTGGGAGAGGGTGGACGAGCCTAGGCGAGGACGGGTGAGGGCCCCACGGCAGCCGAGGCCCGGGCTTCCGTGACCGCTGCCGCGCCCCGGCTCGTACGTTCCCGCGGCTAGATCCTTCGGCCCGCGACGGGTGTGCCACGGGCCGGTGTGGCACGCCTGGGCCTCAGGATGACAGGGCTCTCGCTCACGCTGACAGGAGGGTGCGCCACACGCGCCTGCTCAGCCACATCGCCGGTCTGGTGCGCGCCCCGCGTGTTTCACGCCGAGCGCCCGCCGATCTGCTCGCGGGCTCCGGCCAGGACGCGCTCCACCTCCTCGAGGTCGTTGTCCTGCGCCGCCACTTGGGCCTGCCGCATGGCGTCGAAAACGGCTTCGGGCACGCCCTCCCACTCATCCGTGAGTGCGGAGTGCGTGAGAACGGCGATGTTGGAGCCGGCCATCCCGGCCAGTTCCGTGATCGCCTCGGGCAACTGCTCGGGATCCGCCGCAGCGGCCAGGGCGGCGCGCACGGAGGCGAGCGTGTGGTCGATGGAGGCCAGCAGCACGGTTGCGGTAAAATCCACGTCTCTTCCTCTCAGTTGCGGTTCACGATTCGGCGCCCGCCGATGCAGAAGACGAGCCGGGGTGGATCAGCGGCGCACGGCGGTCAGGTCGTGGATCAATCGCCGCACCGCCTCGGCCTTGCCGGCGCGCTCCAGCGCCGCCCACAGCCGCGCCACCGTCTCCGTATCCACCAGCCCCGGCGCCACGCCCAGGTCGGGGCCCGCCAGCCCCTCCGCGCGCCGGAAGGCATCCACCGCGGCCACCGCCTCCTGCGTGTAGACGAAGGCCGTGCTGTCACGCGCCAGCTCCGGCTCCCCGGCCCGATAGTGCCCCAGCGCGTGCAGCATCAGCTTCAGCTGCCACACGTCGGACCCGGCCTGCTGCTGCAGGGTGCGGAAGCCCAGCGTTTCGGAGATGGTGTTGTAGATGCGGCGCAGCTCGGCCACGGGCTCGGCGTGTTCGCACACGTTGATGTCGGCCGTGGTGCCGTCCGGCCGGCGCGAGCGGCCCGGCCGGGGATCGGCGACGACGACGGCAGCGGACTGAGCGCGGCCCTTCCGCGCGTCGCCGCCCGCCGCCTGCCCGGCCGCGAGCGCGTCGATCAGCCGGTCGGCCAGGTGCCGGCCGCTGGAGGCGCTGGCCTCGAAGGCGGCCGCGACGGAATCCAGCACCGCCGGACCCACGAGCAGGTTGCCCTGCGTAACGAAGTTGCGCCCGGCGCGGTGCCCGGCCCACGCGGTGGTGCCCGTGCCCGTGTGCTGCGCCGAGCGACCGTCCCGACCGATCACCCCCACCTGCCGCCGCGCCGCCAGCGAGTCGCCCGCGAGTGCCTGGCGTAGCGCCTCCTCCGGCGCCACGCCGCGCTCCAGCAGGGACAGCAGCTGCGGCCCGTACTCCACGCGCGTGGTGGCCTGCGTGGCGACGGCGCCCACCCCGGCGCGCACGTGGGGCACGGCGTTGCCCACGCACGGCACGCGCGTGGTGACGGCGACGCCCACCTCGCCCGTGGCGGGATCTACGGCCGCGATGGAGAAGGTGCTGAAGCTCAGGCTTTCGCCCCAGGAGGCGGGCTCCTGCGCGGCGGCGGGCGCGGCGGCCACGAGAAGCGCCAGGACTGCAATCCGGTGCATCGAGACGATTCCGGTGTGGGTGAAGGATTGTCGATGTTTCACGCAGAGGACGCAGGGGTGAAAAGAGAGGCCGCAGAGAACTTCATCCGTCCCTCTGCGTCCTCTCCGTCTTCTCTGCGTCCTCTGCGTGAAACTGTTCTTTTCGGCGTTCGGTGCAGGATCGGCGCCCGCCGTCAGCCGGGACGCGCGGTGGGACGGGCGCTGCGCCCGGGGCGGGCGCCGGTGTGCTCGCCACCGCGGATGACAGCGACGCCGTTCACCCACACGTGCGGAATGCCCAGCGGGTACTGGTGCGGCTTCTCGAACGTGGCCTGGTCGATGACCGTATCCGGATCGAACGCCACCAGGTCCGCCCGCGCGCCGGGGGTAACCGTGCCGCGGTCATGCAGCCCCACACGGCGGGCCGGGAGCGCCGTCATCTTGTGGATCGCCGTCTCCAGCGGCATCAGCTTGCGCTCGCGGACGTAGCGGCCCAGCACGCGCGGGAAGGTGCCGTACGTCCGCGGATGGGGAACACCCGTGGAGAGCGGGCCGTAGGGCGCCCACGCGCCGCCGTCGGAGCACACGGCGGCGAGTGGGTGCGCCAGGCTGCGCTCCACGTTCTCCTCGCTCATCCCGAAACCCACCATCCCCACCCGGTTGCGGTCGTCCACGATCAGCTGCACCAGGAGGGCGAAGGGCTCCACGCCGCGCTCCGTCGCCAGGTCTCCCAGCCTGCGGCCGCGCGCCCAGGCGAGCGCGTCGGAGCCGGTGGAGGTCACCTGCACGGAGTTCCAGCTGCCCAGCTGCGCGATCTTGTCGCGGACGGCGCGCTCCAGCCGGCCACGCTGGGCGGGGTCGCGCAGGCGGGCGAGGAAGGCATCCGTTCCGCCATCGCGCGCGCTCACCGGGAAGAGGTTCGCCAGCCCCGTGCTGTAGGCCACGTACGGGTACACGTCGAACGCCGCGTCCACCCCCGCGCCGCGCGCCTGCTCGATGGCGTGAAGCGTGGAGCCCGCCTTCCACCAGTTGCGCCCGCCCTGCGCCTTGAGGTGCGAAATCTCCACCGGCACGCCCGCCACGCGGCCGACGTGGATGGCCTCTTCGACGGCGGCGAACAGCCGGTCGTCCTCGTTGCGCATGTGCGACGCGTACGGCAGGCCCGTGCCCGCCAGCGCCGTGGCGAGCTCCACCAGCTCCGCCGTGTTTCCGAACGCGCCGGGGGTGTACTCCAGCCCGCTGGAAAAGCCGCAAGCGCCAGCCGCCACCGCTCGCGCCACCTCGTCCTTCATCCGGCGCAGCTCGGCATCCGTCGCGGGGCGGTCCTGGTGGCCTATCACCCGGGCGCGGATGGTTCCGTGGCCCACCATGCTGGCGACGTGCACGGCCGCCCCGTGCTCGTCCATCCATCCAAAGAACCCGGCCAGGTCCC includes the following:
- a CDS encoding DUF1028 domain-containing protein; translated protein: MHRIAVLALLVAAAPAAAQEPASWGESLSFSTFSIAAVDPATGEVGVAVTTRVPCVGNAVPHVRAGVGAVATQATTRVEYGPQLLSLLERGVAPEEALRQALAGDSLAARRQVGVIGRDGRSAQHTGTGTTAWAGHRAGRNFVTQGNLLVGPAVLDSVAAAFEASASSGRHLADRLIDALAAGQAAGGDARKGRAQSAAVVVADPRPGRSRRPDGTTADINVCEHAEPVAELRRIYNTISETLGFRTLQQQAGSDVWQLKLMLHALGHYRAGEPELARDSTAFVYTQEAVAAVDAFRRAEGLAGPDLGVAPGLVDTETVARLWAALERAGKAEAVRRLIHDLTAVRR
- a CDS encoding D-aminoacylase, which gives rise to MDRRTFLQASAALALFPERAIWAAQPYSATHVLRGPLLYDGTGAPPREADVALDGARIVGVGPRLQVGRVEETDLRGLALAPGFVDIHSHTDLNLLVNPRAESKVRQGVTTEVTGQDGSSIGPWTDEHYQEMRAEYRGRGLDLPFRDLAGFFGWMDEHGAAVHVASMVGHGTIRARVIGHQDRPATDAELRRMKDEVARAVAAGACGFSSGLEYTPGAFGNTAELVELATALAGTGLPYASHMRNEDDRLFAAVEEAIHVGRVAGVPVEISHLKAQGGRNWWKAGSTLHAIEQARGAGVDAAFDVYPYVAYSTGLANLFPVSARDGGTDAFLARLRDPAQRGRLERAVRDKIAQLGSWNSVQVTSTGSDALAWARGRRLGDLATERGVEPFALLVQLIVDDRNRVGMVGFGMSEENVERSLAHPLAAVCSDGGAWAPYGPLSTGVPHPRTYGTFPRVLGRYVRERKLMPLETAIHKMTALPARRVGLHDRGTVTPGARADLVAFDPDTVIDQATFEKPHQYPLGIPHVWVNGVAVIRGGEHTGARPGRSARPTARPG